A genomic stretch from Thermodesulforhabdus norvegica includes:
- a CDS encoding pyruvate carboxylase subunit B, with protein MAQEHGVLVAGLLDRDHVEVTNPVKVQDLTFRDGHQSLFATRGRTEDFIPIAEDMDKIGFYSMEVWGGATFDTMHRFLAEDPWERIRTLKKYIKNTPFSMLLRGQNLVGYRNYPDDVAEAFVERACVNGIDIFRVFDALNDFRNFQTVVKVIKKNNKHFQGAICYSLTEPRMGGPVYNLEYYLQKAKELEDMGADTICIKDMAGLLAPYDAYELIKALKETVKVPIHLHSHFTSGMADMTLLKAIEAGVDIVDTCLSPWAYRTSHPAIEPLVVALRGTNRDTGFDLKLIARCSEYLEKISPKYRHLMDDRISIIDINVLLHQTPGGMLSNLVNQLREMDALDKLDEVFRQLPIVRRELGQVPLVTPTSQIVGIQTVNNVLFDTPEERYKMITAQVKDLCFGLYGRTPAPIDPEVQKKALKGYPRGEKPIDCRPADILEPELEKAKKDVEGLAKDIDDVLIYALFPTTGKRFLRWKYGLEPIPDEVKPRTLEDVKKEEELIKKAKAGLLVEKQKKEAPPKGPGIRTFNVFVDGEYFEVEVEEVGGVPVVTTVTPQPQVQPASQVSPAPPPPPPPQPAAAPAPPPPKPSAVSVGEGTPIEAPMPGMIIRYEVKEGDQVKEGDTILVLEAMKMENTITTPVSGTVRKINFKAGDSVQKGDVLAVIE; from the coding sequence ATGGCGCAGGAGCACGGGGTTCTGGTAGCAGGTTTGCTTGACAGAGATCATGTTGAGGTAACCAACCCTGTTAAGGTGCAGGATTTGACCTTTAGAGACGGTCATCAATCTCTTTTTGCAACCAGAGGGCGCACCGAGGATTTTATACCCATAGCAGAGGATATGGATAAAATCGGCTTTTACTCCATGGAAGTCTGGGGTGGGGCCACCTTTGACACTATGCATCGCTTCTTGGCGGAGGATCCCTGGGAGCGTATCAGAACGCTCAAAAAGTATATCAAGAATACCCCCTTTTCCATGTTGCTCCGGGGACAGAATCTTGTCGGCTACAGGAACTATCCCGATGATGTAGCCGAAGCGTTTGTAGAACGAGCCTGCGTCAACGGAATAGACATATTCAGGGTTTTCGATGCCCTGAACGATTTTCGTAATTTCCAGACGGTCGTAAAGGTCATAAAGAAGAACAACAAACACTTCCAGGGTGCCATTTGCTATTCTCTTACGGAGCCCCGCATGGGAGGGCCTGTTTACAACCTGGAGTATTACTTGCAGAAAGCGAAAGAACTGGAAGACATGGGCGCCGATACGATCTGTATAAAGGACATGGCAGGTCTTCTGGCGCCTTACGATGCCTATGAACTGATTAAAGCCCTAAAGGAAACCGTTAAGGTACCCATTCACCTTCACAGCCATTTCACTTCGGGCATGGCCGATATGACTCTTCTAAAGGCCATAGAAGCGGGTGTTGATATAGTGGACACCTGTCTTTCTCCCTGGGCATACCGGACATCTCATCCTGCTATTGAACCCCTGGTTGTGGCCCTCCGGGGGACGAATCGTGATACCGGCTTTGATCTTAAGCTTATAGCCAGGTGCAGTGAGTATCTTGAGAAAATCTCGCCCAAATACAGGCATCTCATGGATGATCGAATTTCCATTATTGACATAAATGTTCTGCTACATCAGACGCCTGGTGGAATGCTTTCCAACCTTGTTAATCAGCTTCGCGAAATGGATGCTCTGGACAAACTGGATGAGGTATTTCGTCAGCTTCCTATAGTCCGCCGCGAACTGGGTCAGGTACCTCTTGTAACGCCAACCAGTCAGATTGTAGGAATTCAGACGGTAAACAACGTGTTGTTCGACACTCCGGAAGAGCGCTATAAAATGATAACTGCCCAGGTCAAGGATCTCTGTTTTGGCCTCTACGGACGAACTCCTGCGCCCATTGATCCCGAAGTTCAAAAGAAGGCTCTTAAGGGATATCCTCGAGGCGAAAAGCCCATTGATTGCCGGCCGGCCGATATTCTGGAACCGGAGCTTGAAAAGGCGAAGAAGGATGTTGAAGGCCTTGCCAAAGATATCGATGATGTATTGATTTATGCGCTTTTCCCCACTACGGGAAAGAGGTTTCTAAGGTGGAAATACGGGCTGGAGCCCATCCCTGATGAGGTTAAACCCAGGACGCTGGAAGATGTTAAAAAAGAAGAAGAACTTATCAAAAAGGCGAAGGCAGGGTTGCTTGTGGAAAAGCAAAAGAAAGAAGCCCCGCCCAAGGGGCCCGGAATCAGAACTTTTAACGTTTTTGTGGACGGTGAGTACTTTGAAGTAGAAGTGGAAGAAGTTGGCGGCGTGCCTGTTGTGACAACGGTAACCCCTCAACCCCAGGTGCAGCCTGCTTCTCAGGTTTCTCCGGCTCCACCGCCTCCTCCACCACCACAGCCGGCTGCTGCACCGGCTCCGCCTCCGCCAAAGCCTTCAGCCGTGTCTGTCGGCGAGGGTACTCCCATTGAAGCTCCCATGCCGGGTATGATCATAAGGTACGAGGTGAAGGAAGGAGATCAGGTTAAGGAAGGTGATACGATTCTGGTTCTTGAGGCCATGAAGATGGAAAATACCATAACGACGCCTGTTTCGGGTACCGTCAGGAAAATCAACTTTAAAGCCGGCGATAGCGTTCAGAAAGGTGATGTTCTGGCGGTTATTGAATAA
- a CDS encoding HD domain-containing protein, with amino-acid sequence MTREEALELLTRHVKSDNLRKHCLATEAIMRKLAERFGGDPDLWGIAGLLHDLDFEYTKDKPEEHAKKAVDILKDTDLPEEVLQAILRHNAEMLGLTRETTLDYALTAAETITGLIVAAALVHPDKSLASLQAKSVRKRMKSKDFARNVSRENIMMCEKLGMELMEFIELSLEAMRSIRADLGL; translated from the coding sequence GTGACGAGGGAAGAGGCGCTTGAACTTCTGACCAGGCATGTTAAGAGTGACAATCTCAGGAAACATTGTCTCGCCACCGAAGCCATAATGAGGAAACTGGCCGAAAGGTTTGGCGGTGACCCCGATTTGTGGGGCATTGCCGGCCTTCTTCATGATCTTGACTTTGAGTACACCAAAGACAAACCCGAGGAACACGCCAAAAAGGCCGTTGATATACTAAAGGACACGGATCTTCCTGAGGAGGTGCTTCAGGCTATACTGAGGCATAACGCCGAAATGCTCGGTTTGACCAGGGAAACCACCCTTGATTATGCACTTACGGCGGCCGAGACTATCACGGGTTTGATTGTGGCAGCGGCTCTGGTACACCCCGACAAGAGCCTTGCAAGCTTGCAGGCCAAATCCGTCAGGAAACGCATGAAGAGCAAAGACTTTGCAAGAAATGTGAGCAGGGAAAACATAATGATGTGTGAAAAGCTGGGAATGGAGTTGATGGAATTTATAGAGTTGAGCCTTGAGGCCATGAGAAGTATCCGCGCTGACCTCGGGCTCTAG
- a CDS encoding helix-turn-helix domain-containing protein has translation MPDDHDVSVAVKALKIGTKVKELRMKHRYTLQDLANKTGLSKPFLSQIENNHVIPPVATLLKLARALNVGLGYFFQDETTTEKVSITRKHERIRVKRRPHHGKEDVSYIYESLETRKQDKHMEPFFVEFPPISVEEMNFTTHEGEEFLYVLEGKVEFRTVDRVEILEEGDSIYFDSSISHGFRCVGDKPAKAIAVIWTGP, from the coding sequence ATGCCTGATGATCATGATGTTTCAGTCGCCGTCAAGGCGTTGAAAATAGGAACAAAGGTTAAAGAGCTTCGGATGAAACACCGTTATACCTTGCAGGATCTGGCCAATAAAACGGGCCTTTCCAAACCCTTTCTGTCTCAGATAGAGAATAATCATGTAATTCCCCCTGTAGCAACACTGCTCAAGCTTGCCAGGGCTCTGAACGTGGGTCTGGGATATTTCTTTCAGGATGAGACCACAACGGAAAAGGTGTCCATAACCAGGAAGCACGAAAGAATTCGTGTTAAGAGGAGACCTCACCACGGGAAAGAGGACGTATCTTACATCTATGAGTCTCTGGAGACGCGAAAACAGGACAAACACATGGAGCCCTTCTTTGTGGAGTTTCCCCCTATAAGTGTAGAGGAAATGAATTTCACCACCCATGAGGGTGAAGAATTTCTCTATGTTCTGGAAGGAAAGGTGGAGTTCCGAACGGTGGATAGGGTTGAAATTCTGGAAGAAGGAGATAGTATTTATTTTGACTCGTCTATCAGCCACGGATTCAGGTGCGTTGGCGACAAACCCGCGAAGGCTATAGCCGTTATATGGACGGGTCCGTGA
- a CDS encoding slipin family protein — protein MYGLIVLVVLLILFLSSALKVLKEYERGVIFRLGRVIGAKGPGLIILIPVIDRMQKVSLRLITMDVAPQDVITRDNVSVKVNAVVYFRVVDPVKAVVSVENYLFATSQLAQTTLRSVCGQAELDELLSEREKINAHLQEILDKHTDPWGVKVTVVELKHIDLPQEMQRAMARQAEAERERRAKIISAEGEYQAAEKLAEAARIISEQPIALQLRYLQTLREIATENNSTTLFPIPIEIIKPFLTSLDKSESED, from the coding sequence ATGTACGGTTTAATAGTTTTGGTTGTGTTGCTGATTTTGTTCCTTTCGAGCGCTTTGAAGGTGCTGAAGGAGTACGAAAGGGGTGTCATCTTTCGCCTTGGAAGGGTTATAGGTGCGAAAGGCCCCGGTCTTATTATTCTGATTCCTGTAATTGATCGAATGCAGAAGGTAAGCCTGAGGCTGATTACCATGGACGTGGCGCCTCAGGATGTTATTACCCGTGATAACGTATCGGTAAAGGTTAATGCGGTGGTTTATTTCCGTGTTGTGGATCCGGTGAAGGCCGTTGTTTCTGTGGAGAATTATCTTTTTGCTACAAGCCAGCTGGCTCAGACCACTCTGAGGAGTGTTTGCGGTCAGGCTGAGTTGGATGAGCTTCTTTCGGAGCGTGAAAAGATAAATGCCCATCTTCAGGAAATTCTGGATAAACATACTGATCCCTGGGGTGTGAAGGTTACGGTGGTGGAGCTTAAGCATATAGATCTGCCTCAGGAGATGCAGAGGGCTATGGCAAGACAGGCAGAGGCCGAGCGTGAGCGGAGGGCGAAGATAATATCTGCAGAGGGTGAATATCAGGCGGCAGAAAAGCTTGCCGAAGCTGCCAGGATCATTTCCGAACAGCCTATAGCCCTGCAGTTACGCTATCTCCAGACCCTGAGAGAGATAGCAACGGAGAACAATTCGACAACCCTGTTTCCTATTCCCATTGAGATCATAAAGCCCTTTTTAACTTCATTGGATAAGAGTGAGTCGGAAGATTAA
- a CDS encoding Rho termination protein, whose product MGKKKKAEKEKPLEKMTAKELREIALGIEGVTGVHAMNKAELIRVIKEARGIVDEKKKDTSVDVRALKAKIKELKKKREEARAARDWKMVDILRRRISRLKKKTRRAAA is encoded by the coding sequence ATGGGAAAGAAAAAAAAGGCCGAAAAAGAGAAACCTCTTGAGAAGATGACCGCAAAAGAACTCCGTGAAATTGCTCTGGGTATTGAAGGTGTAACCGGTGTACATGCCATGAATAAAGCCGAGCTTATCAGGGTGATCAAAGAAGCCAGAGGGATTGTCGACGAGAAGAAGAAAGACACCAGTGTGGATGTTCGGGCACTGAAGGCAAAAATTAAGGAGCTTAAGAAAAAGCGTGAAGAAGCCAGAGCGGCCAGGGACTGGAAGATGGTGGATATACTGAGGCGTCGTATCAGTCGCCTTAAGAAGAAGACCCGCAGAGCTGCGGCCTGA
- the mdh gene encoding malate dehydrogenase — MKRKKITIVGAGFVGATAAHWAAIKELGDICLVDIIEGMPQGKALDLLEASPVEGFDARIIGTNDYADTADSDLVIITAGLPRKPGMSRDDLLFKNAEIVKNVTEQIAKYSPNAFLIVVSNPLDAMVYVAHKVSGFPVNRVMGMAGVLDAARFRTFIAMELGVSVEDVTAFVLGGHGDTMVPLPRYSTVAGIPLPELLPPERIEALVERTRNGGAEIVNLLKTGSAFFAPSASAIKMAESILKDKKRILPCAAYCDKEYDVGGYFVGVPVLLGGNGVEKVIEIKLTPEEKAAFQKSVEAVKSLVKKLQL; from the coding sequence ATAAAGCGAAAGAAAATTACCATTGTGGGAGCCGGTTTCGTCGGCGCCACCGCTGCCCACTGGGCGGCCATAAAAGAACTCGGAGATATTTGTCTTGTTGACATCATTGAGGGAATGCCACAGGGGAAAGCACTTGATCTTCTGGAGGCCTCTCCCGTCGAAGGTTTCGATGCAAGGATCATAGGCACCAATGATTATGCCGACACTGCGGATTCTGATCTCGTTATAATCACGGCGGGACTTCCCAGGAAACCCGGTATGAGCCGTGATGATCTTCTCTTCAAAAACGCCGAGATAGTAAAGAACGTAACCGAGCAAATTGCAAAATATTCGCCTAATGCCTTCCTTATTGTTGTCTCCAATCCCCTTGACGCAATGGTTTATGTGGCCCATAAGGTCAGCGGTTTCCCTGTCAATAGGGTTATGGGCATGGCAGGAGTGCTTGATGCCGCAAGGTTCAGAACCTTCATAGCAATGGAACTGGGGGTATCGGTCGAAGACGTTACCGCTTTTGTCCTGGGCGGTCACGGAGATACGATGGTGCCGCTTCCCAGGTACAGCACCGTTGCGGGTATTCCTCTGCCTGAGTTACTTCCTCCGGAGAGGATAGAAGCACTGGTGGAGCGGACCAGAAACGGTGGAGCCGAGATCGTAAATCTGCTGAAAACCGGTAGCGCCTTTTTTGCGCCCTCGGCATCCGCAATCAAGATGGCAGAATCAATTCTCAAGGACAAAAAAAGAATTCTGCCCTGTGCGGCTTACTGCGACAAAGAATACGATGTAGGTGGTTATTTTGTTGGCGTGCCGGTTCTTCTGGGTGGAAACGGTGTAGAAAAGGTTATAGAAATTAAGCTTACTCCTGAAGAAAAAGCCGCTTTTCAAAAGTCTGTTGAGGCCGTAAAATCTCTGGTCAAGAAGCTGCAGCTATAA